CTGCACAGAAGATGTTATAGGTCGTGTTGTCTGGAATCTTCAGACAATGTAGTCCTTCAAATTTCGTTTTTTAAAGGCGGTCATTATGACCGCCTTTTTTTGTATTTCCATCCCGAAATCCCCCCAAAGCACAGCTAGACAACCACATGCTTTTATAGCATATACTTTGAGAGCTTTTTCTATTTATTTTTTGCATATCGGCAGTCTTCTGCTGTTCGAAATCCATACGCCGTTGCACCTAATTAGCCCGCACGCGGCAGACCGGAGAAAAACATGCCTTCTATCAGTATACTTGTGGTTGACGACGAACGTATTGTTGCTCTTGACATAAAAGGTACTCTGGAAACACTCGGCTACTGCGTTTGTGCTGTTGCCAATGCTGCGGAACCTGCTCTTGAGGCTGTGAAGGTGCACTCCCCAGATTTAGTGCTTATGGATATCAATCTTCGAGGAGAAATGGATGGTATAGCCATTGCGCATATCATCAATGCTAAATATTCCACTCCGGTTGTATTTCTTACCGCATATTCAGATAGAGATACCTTTGACCGCGCCAAGTCTGCAAATCCTTACGGATTTATATTAAAACCTTTCGATGCACGAAAACTGCATTCAGCCATTGAAATAGCACTCATCAAACATTCTGAAGAAGCACGGCTGACAAAAGCACGACACAAAGCTGAACTTGAAAACAACGCAAAATCGAGTTTCTTCGCTAACATGAGTCACGAAATCCGAAATTCATTAAACGGAATTGTCGGCATGACAGATTTAGCACTGGAAACAAAGCTTGATGCAGACCAGCAAGAATATATGACAACCGTGCTGGATTCTGCCGAAAATCTTCTCGATATATTGAATGATATCTTAGACTTATCTCGCATTGAAGCACAAAAAATGTCGCTGACACCAAAACGGTTTGATCTGGAAAAACTCATCAATAAAGTGGTGCGGACTCAAATCCCCAAGGCACACAAAAAAAAGCTTACGATTACTTATGACATTCCGGCTTTTGTCCCCAGAATGCTCAAAGGAGACCCCACTCGTGTTTCACAGATCATCACGAATCTTCTTTCCAATGCGATCAAGTTTACTGAGCAAGGTACTATTTCATTAGAAATTGCAGACCTTGCAACGCTTGGAGCCTATGCAGAGCACCAACTGCTACTTCCGACTCCCAAATACCGTATGCTCTTATTTTCTGTACGAGATACAGGCGTAGGTCTTACGGAAGAAGAACAGAACTATATTTTTGAGCCGTACAAACAAGTGCACGCAGAAGAAAAAACGCCAATTCGCGGAACCGGTCTTGGGCTTGCTATCTGCCGAGAACTTGTTGAGCTAATGAACG
The DNA window shown above is from Halodesulfovibrio sp. and carries:
- a CDS encoding response regulator, with protein sequence MPSISILVVDDERIVALDIKGTLETLGYCVCAVANAAEPALEAVKVHSPDLVLMDINLRGEMDGIAIAHIINAKYSTPVVFLTAYSDRDTFDRAKSANPYGFILKPFDARKLHSAIEIALIKHSEEARLTKARHKAELENNAKSSFFANMSHEIRNSLNGIVGMTDLALETKLDADQQEYMTTVLDSAENLLDILNDILDLSRIEAQKMSLTPKRFDLEKLINKVVRTQIPKAHKKKLTITYDIPAFVPRMLKGDPTRVSQIITNLLSNAIKFTEQGTISLEIADLATLGAYAEHQLLLPTPKYRMLLFSVRDTGVGLTEEEQNYIFEPYKQVHAEEKTPIRGTGLGLAICRELVELMNGTIWVRSKPGTGSTFHFTAQFEHGELVEEIPEPEAIPEFPSGLHVAVVDNNIVGQKLLHELLEKKGFKCHITSNGAELLELLASETIDLVVTEIKLPFLTGLEAMQHIRSGTIPNTPKNLPIIAVTAFALKGDKERFIEAGMDGYVAKPIHATEFYRELARVLQPAELAAQPEQQAEETDMTQLLDVEGTLMRLENDTDLICRLYLLFVDEVAERLYGLKLFLQENAYDKAALHSQSFAASAFNIGANSLGNALMQVYTAATHKQPISADHLAQLEQLSMLTTTEIKRNMEKLS